In Terriglobales bacterium, the sequence CCGCAGGTTCGGTCGGCAATCGGCGAATTAGAGCAGGCCGACCGTGCTGCTCTTCAGACGGACCTTGCAAAGGCAATTGAACAGGCCAAGGGCGTGGGGGTTGATCCGGAGAGCGCGCCCCGCGTAAGGGAGCTTCGTCAGGCGATCGCCAAAACGGCCGATATCGAGGCACTGGAAGCTGAGGTGTTTTCGGACCTTTACAACTTCTTCCGCCGGTACTACGACGACGGTGATTTTCTCTCCTTGCGGCGCTACAAAGAGGGCGTGTACGCGATCCCGTACCAAGGCGAGGAGCTTAAGTTTCATTGGGCGAACTACGACCAGTACTACATCAAGACCGCTGAGTATTTCCGCGATTACACCTTCACCGTAGGAAATGGCCGACGTGTACATTTTCGGCTCGCCGACGCGGACAGCGAGCAAGACAACAACCGGACACCGAACGGACGCGAGCGGCGCTTCATTCTGCGCGAGGCCGATCCGGTAGGCGAAGAAAATGGCGAGCTGGTGATTCGCTTTGAATATCGCCCCGATGGCGGGAAGCGCAAACAGACTGACCTGAATGCGCAAGCAACTCGGAGGATTTTCGAGGCGGAGGCTGCCCGCAATTGGCTCGCCGACATCGCCGCAAAAGCGCCTACTGACAAGAATCCAGATCGAACTGTCCTCGAAAAACGTTTGGCGGATTACACGGCGCGGAACACATTCGACTATTTCATCCACAAGGACTTGGCCGGATTCTTGCGGCGCGAGCTTGATTTCTACATAAAGAACGAGATCGTGCACCTTGACGACATCGAATCCGATGTTGCCCCACGCGTCGAGCAGTACTTGGCGAAGGTGAAGGCGATCCGACAGATCTCGCACAAGGTTATCGACTTCTTGGCCCAGATTGAGAACTTCGAGAAGAAGGTCTGGCTCAAAAAGAAGTTTGTCGTCGAGACGAACTACTGCATCACGCTGGATCGCATCCCCGAGGATCTGTACCCCGAAATTGCTGCCAGTGTGCCACAACGCGACGAGTGGGTCGCGTTGTTCGCCATCGACGAGATCAAAGGCGATTTGATTGTACCCGCTTACTCCGTGCCCCTGACGGTAGAGTTCCTCAAGGCGCACAATACGCTGGCAGTGGATACGCGTTTCTTTGATTCACAATTCAAAGACCGCCTGCTGGCGAGCATTCAGGAGTTGGATGAGCACATCGATGGCGTCTTAGTTCACAGCGACAATTTCCAGGCATTGCGTCTCATGGAGGCGCGTTATAGGCAGCAGGTAAAGTGCATCTATATTGATCCGCCCTACAACACAGACAGCAGCTCAATACCCTACAAGAATGATTATCGCCACTCGTCTTGGGCAACCATGATGAGAGATCGTCTCGCAGAGCTCCGAAGTACGATGACGCCGGATGCTGCGATCTTCGTCAGCATAGATAAGACAGAACGAACCGTACTTGAGCACGCGCTCGATGAGATCTTTGGGCACGGGAATCGTGTGGAAGAGTTAATTTGGGCCATGAATACGACAAACAGCCAGGCGCCAAATTACTCGACCAATCATGAGTACGTCGAGGTCTATGCGCGAGATCGCAGGATCGCCGAACAGGACCCGACCATGTTCCGTGAGCCTAAGCCAGGGTTTGAAGAGGTCATGGAGCTAGTGGCACGGCTGAATCCCCAATACCCGGCGATTAAGGAGATCGAAGGGGAAATCCAGAATCTTTACGAACGCCATCGGATCGAGTACCGCGAAGCTGTCGAAGCGCAGGGGCTTGAATGGGAGGATGAGAAGGGCAACGATCCATGGAGGGGCCTCTTCAACTACAGCAAAGCTGAGTATCGCGACGCGTCAGGTGCGTTTGCGTCCGAGGGCGAAGCAAAGGAGAGGACGGCGAAGATTTGGGTTTTCCAAGAGGGTGACGCTTCGATGCCGGCAACGAAACAGGCTGAGACCACCCGCGATCCGAACCACCCAAACTGGCGGTTTTATAAACCTCCGCACCCCGAGACAGGGAGGCCATGCCCACACCCCAAGAGTGGATGGAAGTTCGCATATGACGATGATGCTGATTCACCTGAGAAGCGGAGCTTTGTATCGCTCGATCGCGATCACCGAATTGCATGGGGCAAGGATGAGAATAAGGTACCTCGCATCAAGCGGATGCTCCACGAGGTTGAAACGAACATCGGAAAGAGCGTCTTCCAGGACTATTCGGACGGCGAGAAGCAGACGTCTGCCATGTTTGGTCGATCCGGTATTTTCCTCGCGCCGAAGCACGCGGATTTTGTATCGAGGTTCATCCTGCACTCGGCCAAGCCAAATAGCACGATTTTGGATTGCTTTGGTGGAACTGGCAGCACCGGTCATGCTGTAGTCAAACTAAATCGGGGTGATCGTGGCCACAGGAAATATGTTCTCGTTGAGGTGGGAAGCTATTTCGACACGATATTGAAACCACGTGTGCTCAAAGCCGCATATTCGAGCGATTGGAAAGCAGGTAAGCCGGTCGATCGTAAGGGTGTCAGCCATTGCGTGAAAGTGATTCGGCTCGAATCGTACGAAGATGCGTTGAACAACGTAGAGCTGCAACGCACGCAGACGCAAGCAGACTTGCTCGGACGCGCTGCTGGGCTGCGAGAAGACTACGTCTTGCGTTACATGCTCGATGTCGAGAGCAGCGGGAGCTCGTCACTCTTGAATACCGTTAGATTCGATGACCCCCTCAATTACACGCTCAGCATTGGCAACGGCAGTGTGGGCGAAACGCGCAAGAGGACTGTTGATCTCATCGAGACGTTCAATTGGCTCCTAGGACTTCGGGTAAAGCACATCGACACGATTCGTGGTTTTCGTGTCGTCGAGGGCACGATGGCAAGAGGTGAAAGAGCCTTGGTGATCTGGCGCAATACAGGTGAAAAGGCCAACAGCGATTTGGACGACTTCTTCCTCAAGCAGGGCTACAACACGCGCGACATGGAATTCGACGTGATTTACGTCAATGGCGACAACAATCTTGAGAATCTGAAACGGCCGGACGATACATGGAAGGTGCGCCTGATTGAAGAAGACTTCAAGAAGCTGATGTTCGACGTGCAGGACGTGTAGGAAAACGCGATGCCAACAGCCACGACAGCCCGCCCACGAGCTCGACGCGCCGCTCCTCCGCGTGTTCCGTTCGACAAGCGTCTTGTATTGCAACAATGGGTGCTGCATCTTTTCGAGGCTGACAGCCTCGCGAAGCTTGCTGAACCCCTCAAAGACCCAAGTCTCGAAGCATTCGACGAAGAGAACACCTCGCGCTACCACCACGTCCTTAAGACCCGGCTTTTCGAGCGGAAAGAGTTGTCAGCCGACGTTCTCCAGGGATATGACCACAACATCGTGCGGCACTGGCGCCGCATTACGACTGACCGGAACCGCGGTGGGACTGCCCTGTTTCCCAAGTACTTCCAATATCTGGCCCTGCTGTTTTCTGAGATCTATCTGGACCGCTATTTTCGTGATGTGGGTGCGCTGCTGACCAGCCTGAACACGTTTGTTGCGGATTTCAATACGGGGCTGCCGGAGACAGACCAAATCAGCGCCTTCGAAGGAGGTGACCTGAACAAACTAGCGTTTTGGCAGGCGACAGGCTCAGGCAAGACTCTCCAGATGCACGTCAACGTTTTGCAGTACCGCCATTATCTAGCGCTACATAGTCGTGAGCGTGAGCTTAACAGAATCATCCTGCTAACCCCGAATGAGGGTCTTTCCAAACAGCATCTGGACGAATTTGAGCTTTCCGGAGTCGAGGCGGAGTTATTTTCAAACGAAGGCCGCGGCCTTTTTGCAGGCAGATCGGTAGAGATCATCGACGTTCACAAGCTGAAAGAAGAAATGGGGAGCAAGACAGTTGCTGTTGACGCATTCGAGAGCAACAACCTTGTTCTTGTCGACGAAGGTCATCGCGGCGCATCAGCCGGCGAAGAGGGCGCTTGGATGAAGTTCCGGAATGCGCTGTCCGAGGACGGCTTTTCGTTCGAATACTCGGCCACTTTCGGCCAAGCCGTCAAGCGGCGCGAGGCGTTGGTCCAGGAATACGCGAAGTGCATCCTGTTCGATTATTCGTACAAGTATTTTTACCGCGATGGCTACGGCAAGGATTATCACATCCTCAATCTAGAAGAGACCTGGAACGAGGACCATTATCAGCTCTATCTAACTGCCTGCCTGCTCGTCTTTTATCAGCAACTTTGCCTCTTTCGGGAGAAGCAGGGCGAATTCCGCCAATACCTGCTTGAGCGCCCGTTGTGGGTCTTCGTCGGCAGCAGCGTGAACGCCGTTAGAACCGAGCGCGGCAGACAGGTCTCGGACGTGCTCGACATCTTGCTCTTCTTGGCGGAGTTCGTGGGCGAACGCACGCAGTCCATTCGCCGCATTGACCGCTTGCTGCGGGATCGCGGAGCATTGACTAACTCGAAGGGGCACGAGATCTTCGCCAATGCATTTGCATATCTCGTCAGCAAGGGGACTTTGCCGGGACAGGTGTTCCAGGACATTCTCGGCACCCTTTTCAATGCTCCTGCTCAAGCTGCGCTGCACGTCGAGCGACTGAAGGGGACCGAAGGCGAGATTGCGTTGCGGCTGGGTGACAACGAGCCTTTCGGCGTAATCAATGTTGGTGATGCTGCAACCCTGTCCGGCCTCTGCGAGGAACACGAGGAGCTAGTCGTCACGGAGCATGATTTCTCTGAATCGCTGTTCCAGGCGTTGGCCTCGCCAGATAGCAAGGTTAACGTACTGATCGGATCGAAGAAATTCAGCGAGGGATGGAACAGTTGGCGTGTGAGTACGATGGGCCTGATGAACGTTGGCCGGACTGAGGGCTCCGAGATCATTCAGCTATTCGGGCGGGGCGTTCGCCTGAAGGGCTATAACTACTCACTCAAACGAAGCCAAAAGGTCGAGGAGGAGCGGGGCGTTCGGGCACCTCGATTCATCCGATCATTGGAAACTTTGAACATCTTCGGCATCCGCGCTGATTACATGCGGCAGTTCAAGGAGTATCTGGAAGAAGAAGGGCTGCCGGACCAACAAGAACGCGAGGAATTCATTCTCCCTGTCGTCAGGTTCAAAGGCCTGGAGCAGTTGCAGCTAAGGATCATTCGGCTCAAGGAAGACATCGATTTTAAGAAAACAGGTCCCAAGCCAACACTCGAGCCGGTCGGTCATGACAAGATTTCCGTCATTCTGGACTGGTACCCCAAGATTCAATCCGCACGGAGCAAGGGTATTCGAGCCGCTGTCGATCCCGCCGAGAAGTACGAAGCAAAGTTAAGGAAGGACCATCTGGCTTTTCTTGATTGGGAAGCCGTTTACTTCGAACTGGAGCAGTACAAGAACGAAAGGGTCTGGCACAACTTGAATCTGCCACGCGAGGCCGTGCGTCAACTGCTGGAGACGCCGGACTGGTACAAGTTGCTGATCCCTCCGGAGGAACTGGAATTTACCGATTTCAAACGTGTGCGCCTGTGGCAAGAAATCGCCATTGCCTTGCTGAAGAAGTACTGCGACGGCTATTACAAATATCGCCGGAACGAATACGAGCTGCCTCATCTCGAATACCGAGAGCTAAAGGCGGACGACCCGAATTTCTTCGACGAATACCGCTTCTTGATCGCCAAATCGGAAGAGACTGTGATTGAGACCCTTAAGCAGATCAAGGAAGAGATCGGCCAGGGGAAGCTGCGAGATGTTGAGGTCGGAAACCTGCGCTGCATGACTTTCAACCGCCATCTATACGAGCCTCTCGTTCATATCCGTGGCGATTTGATCGATGTACGTCCCGTTGCGCTGAACGAAGGGGAACGCGATTTCGTGCTCGACTTGAAGCGGTTCCACACTGAAAACGGCGGATACTTCACTGGGAGAGAGCTGTATCTGCTGAGGAACCAGAGCCGTGGGCGGGGCATCGGATTTTTTGAAGCTGGCAATTTTTACCCTGATTTCATCCTCTGGCTGCTTATCCCGGGGCGGCAGTGTGTGAGTTTTGTTGATCCTCACGGCCTGCGTAATGCGGAAGGACCGAGTGACCCGAAGATACGCTTCTACCAGACGATCAAAGCCCTGGAACAGCGCCTTGGAGATCCGAATGTTGTCCTCAACTCGTTTGTGATATCGGTTACCCCATATAAGCAGGTGCGTTGGTGGGACTCCGGCATGACGGAGGACGAATTCGAAGTGCATCACATATTCTTCCGTGACCGTGAAAACCTGCGGCATATCAACGAGATCTTCAAAAGGATCGCGGCTGGATGACGACGGGATTGGGACTGCGGTTCAGGTTTAGGCAATACAGCGATCATGGAGGGCTTTGAGAAGTCGAACGAGGGCCAATGTGTCCTGTCCGCAGTAGGCGAGCAGTGCCTTTCGTTTGCTTTCGCGTTCAGGCTCACTGCAGTTTCCCACGATCATGGATTCCCAAGCCAGTCCAGCAGCCTGCCCATTTGCCACATCCATTCCGCTGTAGCTCATTTGAGGCACAAGAGCGGGAAGCACTGCTTTTAGAGAAAACGATCCACTAAATGCTGGGTGGTAAACATGACTGCGCACAACTGGGAGCAGATCCCATAAGCGGCGCTGAATACCGCGAATTTGCTCGGCGTATTGTGGAAGCCAGTTCGCAAGCTCCCAGAGCCGCTGAGATTCAAACTGCTGGTTATAGACAATGATGCTGCCAGCGTCGCCTAAAGCGACGCACAGAGAAGAGATAAAGTCCTTACGAGGATCTGTGGTGTCCATCGCCAAGAATTCAAAATGCTCCGGTGTCGCTCCTGGCTCTCTCTGCACATGCACGGACCATTGAAACGGAACATGATCGTAGGGGCGCATCCCGACAAAACGCGGAATTGCTGGATTTACCGTTTCGAAATCCATGAAGTAGAGCGGATAGCGAAGAGATGAGAACTCCTTCTTTAGCTCCTCCCCAAACCACGGCTGGGCCGTCTGCATAGCAGTGCAGACGCGTCGTTGAAATTCCGTTAAATCGAAATCAGCCGGTATGCCGTGAATAGAATCAACACCCATTTCTTGAAGCTGTTGAAGGGCACTGACACTCAAACGCGGTAGGTAGCCGATGTAATCAGCCGGTTTCGCAGGATTGCAATGACTGAAAAATTCGCAGACGAATGGTTCGAGACAATGCGGTCCAGGCGCGACATCCGGAGGGGCGGGCAAGGCGATGACATGAAATTGCGAGCGCAGGTCAGCCTCAATCGCGGATTGAAGTTCCTGAACTCTGCGGGTGAGGTTGTGGAAGAGGAAGAACTGGCGCGGATCAACGGTGTCTCCCGCCAGAACGTAGCCGCGGTTTATGTGCGCGAGCCACGTCGAACCGAGATTCACTCCCGAGTGAGAGACCACGTAACTTTGGATTCCCAAATCCTGTGCGTGATGTTCTTTAAAGTCTGTTGTGGACTTCACTTCGATGAGGCGCCAAACGTTTTCCTTACGTCGAAGGAGGATGTCCGTCTTAACGACGACATCTTGATACAGGAAAGCACCCTCAAAAATTGCAGGAACCTCGGGATTTGCGACTAGCTCTCTTGTGGTGCGGATTGCCCGGTCCAGGCCACTGGAACCTTCCACTTCTATACCATCGGGAAACAATCGGCGGGCGAGTAGGCCGACTTCGCGCCCCTGCTCCAGTATTGCGTACTCTGCATCATCCCCCTCGGCTGCCAGCTCCGGTTGGTGCAGTTGAAGATAAAGTCGCTTGAGGCACTGGCAGCCTGCGAGAAAGCGGGTCTTTGATAGTGTGACAGTCATGGATTCTTACGACTCGATTCGGCCTCGAAAATCAGCGATTGCAACTCTTTGAAGAGCGGACATCCTGACTGTACGGCGCCGAGGTTCGGCGCATCCCTCTCTGAAGGGCACGGTCATTCACGTCCTAACAGGAATGCGTACGCGGGGACGCAAAGGCACCAACACATTCGCATAGGCTCTAACGACCCGGTTGTATAGATCTTGAACGCGCGGTGCCCTTATGCTCACAAGGAAGGCATACGGAATTGGCTGCGGCAATGTTGCTTTACTACCAGACTGCCGGTGATGGTAATAGATGTCAAAACAAGGCTCGTGAAGCGTCGCCGCTCTAAACTGCTGCGAGCTCCGGAGACAGGGTTCCCACTTATATGCTTCATCGCTCAACAGGGTCTCGGTGCCATCGCAAAGTTTTCCGGCTGAAAAAAATGATCGCGTCTTAGGATGACTAGAACGCTTTCCCTCATGTTCGGAATAGCGTTTGGAGTTTGGTCGAAATGCAACTTCGAGTCCGCCGCGCGTGTATGCGCCTGGATGTTCAGGATCGACTTCCGGCGCAATAACCAGTGTCGCTGTGAGATGCACCATTCCACGCAAACCGTTCGATGGTAGTGGGATTCCCGCTCGTAAATGTTCACCTACCGGTAAGCTGCCTTGATACACCACTACAGCTTCATCGTCATCACAAGTGATCAAGCGTTCAGGATTTGATTCAAATCGGCCCCAGCCGACTTCATTACGGCTATTCATGCCGGGGTCCGCTCGATGGATGAGCAGGGCACGAATGGCGAGGGGTGACAATGTCGCTCCCAATTGTGCACGAACAGACACAGCCGAGCGCAGAGCGTAAGGCGATGCAAGACTCGTCCCCTGGGTCTCAATGAGAACTAAACCTCCGTCCATTGCGAGCGCAGCGAACGGCTCATTGTCAGATCCGCCAAAGGCCACACCATCCGGTTTTACATAGCCGGGACTGCGGCCAGGGCCTATGCAGCTATAAGGTGCGCGGATCCAAGGCGTATCCAATGCATCGGCAGCCCCCACCGCTAGTGCATTCACCGCATCGGCGGGTGGTTGCAGACGATTCAGTCCAGCCGACGCATCTCTTTCTCCCTCATTGCCGACTGCAAAAGTTGCGACCGCTCGACCGCTCGCGAGCCGATCATCGAGGGAAGCAGTCCATGCTGTGACCTCATCGTCGCTCAACGACGTGTTTGGCCCGAGACTCAGGTTTATAAATTGGTAGTCGGGGTGAGCATCGAGG encodes:
- a CDS encoding DNA methyltransferase; its protein translation is MAENYLDKFKRLLAELFMFDQADLDFGIYRIMNAKRDEITRFLDNDLLPQVRSAIGELEQADRAALQTDLAKAIEQAKGVGVDPESAPRVRELRQAIAKTADIEALEAEVFSDLYNFFRRYYDDGDFLSLRRYKEGVYAIPYQGEELKFHWANYDQYYIKTAEYFRDYTFTVGNGRRVHFRLADADSEQDNNRTPNGRERRFILREADPVGEENGELVIRFEYRPDGGKRKQTDLNAQATRRIFEAEAARNWLADIAAKAPTDKNPDRTVLEKRLADYTARNTFDYFIHKDLAGFLRRELDFYIKNEIVHLDDIESDVAPRVEQYLAKVKAIRQISHKVIDFLAQIENFEKKVWLKKKFVVETNYCITLDRIPEDLYPEIAASVPQRDEWVALFAIDEIKGDLIVPAYSVPLTVEFLKAHNTLAVDTRFFDSQFKDRLLASIQELDEHIDGVLVHSDNFQALRLMEARYRQQVKCIYIDPPYNTDSSSIPYKNDYRHSSWATMMRDRLAELRSTMTPDAAIFVSIDKTERTVLEHALDEIFGHGNRVEELIWAMNTTNSQAPNYSTNHEYVEVYARDRRIAEQDPTMFREPKPGFEEVMELVARLNPQYPAIKEIEGEIQNLYERHRIEYREAVEAQGLEWEDEKGNDPWRGLFNYSKAEYRDASGAFASEGEAKERTAKIWVFQEGDASMPATKQAETTRDPNHPNWRFYKPPHPETGRPCPHPKSGWKFAYDDDADSPEKRSFVSLDRDHRIAWGKDENKVPRIKRMLHEVETNIGKSVFQDYSDGEKQTSAMFGRSGIFLAPKHADFVSRFILHSAKPNSTILDCFGGTGSTGHAVVKLNRGDRGHRKYVLVEVGSYFDTILKPRVLKAAYSSDWKAGKPVDRKGVSHCVKVIRLESYEDALNNVELQRTQTQADLLGRAAGLREDYVLRYMLDVESSGSSSLLNTVRFDDPLNYTLSIGNGSVGETRKRTVDLIETFNWLLGLRVKHIDTIRGFRVVEGTMARGERALVIWRNTGEKANSDLDDFFLKQGYNTRDMEFDVIYVNGDNNLENLKRPDDTWKVRLIEEDFKKLMFDVQDV
- a CDS encoding DEAD/DEAH box helicase family protein translates to MPTATTARPRARRAAPPRVPFDKRLVLQQWVLHLFEADSLAKLAEPLKDPSLEAFDEENTSRYHHVLKTRLFERKELSADVLQGYDHNIVRHWRRITTDRNRGGTALFPKYFQYLALLFSEIYLDRYFRDVGALLTSLNTFVADFNTGLPETDQISAFEGGDLNKLAFWQATGSGKTLQMHVNVLQYRHYLALHSRERELNRIILLTPNEGLSKQHLDEFELSGVEAELFSNEGRGLFAGRSVEIIDVHKLKEEMGSKTVAVDAFESNNLVLVDEGHRGASAGEEGAWMKFRNALSEDGFSFEYSATFGQAVKRREALVQEYAKCILFDYSYKYFYRDGYGKDYHILNLEETWNEDHYQLYLTACLLVFYQQLCLFREKQGEFRQYLLERPLWVFVGSSVNAVRTERGRQVSDVLDILLFLAEFVGERTQSIRRIDRLLRDRGALTNSKGHEIFANAFAYLVSKGTLPGQVFQDILGTLFNAPAQAALHVERLKGTEGEIALRLGDNEPFGVINVGDAATLSGLCEEHEELVVTEHDFSESLFQALASPDSKVNVLIGSKKFSEGWNSWRVSTMGLMNVGRTEGSEIIQLFGRGVRLKGYNYSLKRSQKVEEERGVRAPRFIRSLETLNIFGIRADYMRQFKEYLEEEGLPDQQEREEFILPVVRFKGLEQLQLRIIRLKEDIDFKKTGPKPTLEPVGHDKISVILDWYPKIQSARSKGIRAAVDPAEKYEAKLRKDHLAFLDWEAVYFELEQYKNERVWHNLNLPREAVRQLLETPDWYKLLIPPEELEFTDFKRVRLWQEIAIALLKKYCDGYYKYRRNEYELPHLEYRELKADDPNFFDEYRFLIAKSEETVIETLKQIKEEIGQGKLRDVEVGNLRCMTFNRHLYEPLVHIRGDLIDVRPVALNEGERDFVLDLKRFHTENGGYFTGRELYLLRNQSRGRGIGFFEAGNFYPDFILWLLIPGRQCVSFVDPHGLRNAEGPSDPKIRFYQTIKALEQRLGDPNVVLNSFVISVTPYKQVRWWDSGMTEDEFEVHHIFFRDRENLRHINEIFKRIAAG
- a CDS encoding DUF2779 domain-containing protein: MTVTLSKTRFLAGCQCLKRLYLQLHQPELAAEGDDAEYAILEQGREVGLLARRLFPDGIEVEGSSGLDRAIRTTRELVANPEVPAIFEGAFLYQDVVVKTDILLRRKENVWRLIEVKSTTDFKEHHAQDLGIQSYVVSHSGVNLGSTWLAHINRGYVLAGDTVDPRQFFLFHNLTRRVQELQSAIEADLRSQFHVIALPAPPDVAPGPHCLEPFVCEFFSHCNPAKPADYIGYLPRLSVSALQQLQEMGVDSIHGIPADFDLTEFQRRVCTAMQTAQPWFGEELKKEFSSLRYPLYFMDFETVNPAIPRFVGMRPYDHVPFQWSVHVQREPGATPEHFEFLAMDTTDPRKDFISSLCVALGDAGSIIVYNQQFESQRLWELANWLPQYAEQIRGIQRRLWDLLPVVRSHVYHPAFSGSFSLKAVLPALVPQMSYSGMDVANGQAAGLAWESMIVGNCSEPERESKRKALLAYCGQDTLALVRLLKALHDRCIA
- a CDS encoding S8 family peptidase, which produces MVPRANNFLLGNGERLTAKVRVATGGGEKNPPYTFERAQRRLSSKLRETVIALDAIPDDAAPKDEVVAVVTMHPRYISKSDFPQELLSAVGLRPIGSRAQTITPESWGIKKHPKTAITEQLFVAGKRSTFRKWAGEVQRWTSASRGAQQISQFENVAAFGPKDKLRSIPSEHGSHGILEIVLHNAGEREIVDSFVEYARRHNARPITDRRRDVKGLTFIPVEADFERAEELAQFSFVRIARPLPSLRLRPALTRTVAAGSVKLPAPAPIDPSFRAVVFDGGLPDSAVGALSPWVNYVEPSGIGTAVPSMQDHGLAVTAAFLFGPVPSGELPVPPCAVDHVRVIDSQTTPGPDLEYVDVLDRILAHLDAHPDYQFINLSLGPNTSLSDDEVTAWTASLDDRLASGRAVATFAVGNEGERDASAGLNRLQPPADAVNALAVGAADALDTPWIRAPYSCIGPGRSPGYVKPDGVAFGGSDNEPFAALAMDGGLVLIETQGTSLASPYALRSAVSVRAQLGATLSPLAIRALLIHRADPGMNSRNEVGWGRFESNPERLITCDDDEAVVVYQGSLPVGEHLRAGIPLPSNGLRGMVHLTATLVIAPEVDPEHPGAYTRGGLEVAFRPNSKRYSEHEGKRSSHPKTRSFFSAGKLCDGTETLLSDEAYKWEPCLRSSQQFRAATLHEPCFDIYYHHRQSGSKATLPQPIPYAFLVSIRAPRVQDLYNRVVRAYANVLVPLRPRVRIPVRT